In Eublepharis macularius isolate TG4126 chromosome 4, MPM_Emac_v1.0, whole genome shotgun sequence, the following are encoded in one genomic region:
- the LOC129328742 gene encoding tapasin-like: MGPPTLLLLGVALSSASSPGPPAARVACWFVEETGGGGSVMPSALSQRRALLLLPPPGRRMDERLEPEVPVEVEPGLAFQILDPSGILWGGSESSTAPLWLGADPDQVSCEINAYSPQEAHVSWAAGLVGEEGCPRSLEKGKWFITTIQNPEAGYGVSSILHEEEQLPWKQEAAASSITTAAAVLSVFTRTPQVQSRLGQDVVLDCGFSAPAAPFSVEWRHQHRGAGRVILAYDGAAERISVSEKGVELFLDPESNNISLCLRNVGVHREGTYICTVYLPHLHAQQALELKTVEPPLVTLRPIPLLVSPSSQAELACEISGYYPLGVSVSWKRQSPGTLQEVLLDTWESGHRQSPDGTFSLTSFARLGAVQPEDHGASYSCHVAHIGLGAAGLQKAVKLHVAGSSGPSVEDAIGLFLVAFVLYGILRLIFRRIAVDTTKTQKLE, translated from the exons ATGGGCCCCCCTACTCTTCTCCTCCTGG GTGTGGCGCTGAGCTCCGCTTCTTCTCCGGGCCCCCCCGCGGCAAGGGTGGCCTGCTGGTTCGTGGAGGAAACCGGAGGTGGCGGCTCGGTGATGCCCAGCGCCTTGAGCCAGCGCCGGGCCCTGTTGCTCCTACCCCCGCCGGGGAGACGAATGGACGAAAGGCTGGAGCCAGAGGTGCCAGTCGAGGTGGAGCCGGGCTTGGCCTTCCAGATCCTTG ATCCCTCTGGGATCCTCTGGGGAGGGAGCGAATCCAGCACTGCCCCACTCTGGCTAGGGGCAGACCCTGACCAAGTCTCCTGCGAGATCAACGCTTACTCTCCACAAGAGGCTCACGTCTCCTGGGCGGCAGGGCTGGTGGGCGAGGAGGGCTGCCCtcgctccttggagaaaggaaaatGGTTCATCACAACCATCCAGAACCCAGAAGCAGGTTATGGGGTCAGCAGCATCCTTCATGAAGAAGAGCAGTTGCCTTGGAAACAGGAGGCGGCAGCCAGCAGCATCACTACGGCAGCAG CAGTCCTGTCTGTGTTCACTCGGACCCCGCAAGTGCAGTCCCGCCTGGGTCAGGATGTAGTTCTGGATTGCGGATTCTCTGCACCAGCTGCCCCCTTCTCGGTGGAGTGGCGCCATCAGCACCGCGGGGCAGGACGAGTGATACTGGCATATGACGGGGCTGCTGAGCGGATCTCTGTGTCGGAGAAGGGGGTGGAGCTGTTCCTGGACCCCGAGAGTAACAACATCTCCCTGTGCCTGCGCAACGTTGGGGTCCACCGGGAGGGCACCTACATCTGCACTGTCTACCTGCCCCACTTGCACGCCCAGCAGGCCTTGGAGCTGAAGACGGTGG AGCCTCCGCTGGTGACCCTCCGCCCCATCCCCCTCTTGGTGTCCCCCAGCAGCCAGGCCGAGCTGGCCTGTGAGATATCTGGCTATTACCCACTGGGGGTGTCTGTGAGCTGGAAGCGACAGAGCCCAGGGACTCTTCAAGAAGTGCTCCTTGACACCTGGGAGTCTGGGCACAGGCAGTCACCTGATGGCACCTTCAGCCTCACCAGTTTTGCCCGCCTGGGAGCTGTTCAGCCCGAAGACCATGGTGCCTCTTACAGCTGTCATGTGGCCCACATTGGGCTGGGGGCTGCTGGGTTGCAAAAGGCCGTGAAGCTCCATGTGGCAG GCTCCTCTGGACCCTCTGTGGAAGACGCGATAGGGCTCTTCTTGGTGGCCTTTGTGCTGTACGGGATTCTGAGGCTGATCTTCAGGCGCA tCGCTGTCGACACAACCAAAACTCAG AAACTGGAGTAA
- the WDR46 gene encoding WD repeat-containing protein 46: MVGGLGEKKKRPQRYWEGEEVRKPEPEQVGPPDSKKPYQDGGHLGKKLEPGRRDQISGKKRPQQYWEGEEVSKPEHKQVDLLDSKKPCQPGVHVGKKSKPGGRDQISGKVDPFPGPAVISDEWVQKFRRGTKPKEKGKVSNKQLRHKLALQEEKAEAAAKQAARMDLLLLEEPGFLEGDEGEDTCTITQADIADAVDLAAGAKRFELRLAQFGPYRLSYTRNGRHLLLGGRRGHVAALDWHTKALLCEINVMETVTDLAWLHTETMFAVAQRKWLYVYDNQGVELSCLKRFHGVQRMEFLPYHFLLATASETGFLQYLDVSVGKEVATICTKGGRLGVMTQNPSNAIVHLGHSNGTVTLWSPNVKEPLVRMLCHRGAVRALAVDGSGSYMATSGLDRKLHIYDLRTYQRLHSLLLPIGAGHLDFSQRGLLGAACQEVVQVYKDISVCPSKKPYLCHALPRAAQGLRFCPFEDVLGVGHEEGFESLLVPGAGEPNFDALESNPFRSRKQRQEWEVKALLEKIPSELISLDPGQLGTVDTISLEQQRQERVARLGYDPEAKGKFSPRRRMKGRDSAGSRLKRKQKVAAEEQRAAIRKSLAEKGQVQEPESPPEAFPASRRSALDRFRK; the protein is encoded by the exons ATGGTGGGGGGTCTCGGCGAGAAG AAAAAGAGGCCTCAGAGAtactgggagggggaagaagtgaGAAAACCTGAACCTGAGCAGGTGGGCCCTCCAGACTCCAAGAAGCCCTACCAGGATGGAGGCCATCTGGGAAAGAAGTTGGAACCTGGCAGAAGGGACCAGATTTCCGGG AAAAAGAGGCCCCAGcaatattgggagggggaagaagtgaGCAAACCTGAACATAAGCAGGTAGATCTTCTGGACTCCAAGAAACCCTGCCAGCCTGGGGTCCATGTGGGGAAGAAGTCAAAGCCTGGCGGAAGGGATCAGATTTCAGGG AAAGTGGATCCATTTCCTGGGCCAGCCGTCATCTCCGATGAGTGGGTGCAGAAATTCAGGCGAGGGACCAAACCCAAGGAG AAGGGGAAGGTGTCAAACAAGCAGCTCAGGCACAAACTGGCCCTACAGGAGGAGAAGGCTGAGGCGGCGGCTAAACAGGCAGCACGGATGGATCTGCTGCTCCTGGAAGAGCCTGG CTTCCTGGAAGGGGACGAGGGCGAAGACACCTGTACCATCACCCAGGCGGACATTGCTGATGCTGTGGACCTGGCTGCCGGTGCCAAG CGTTTTGAACTGCGTCTGGCCCAGTTTGGTCCCTACCGGCTGAGCTACACGCGCAATGGCAG GCACCTTCTGCTGGGAGGACGCCGGGGCCACGTGGCAGCTCTTGACTGGCACACGAAGGCCTTGCTGTGCGAGATCAACGTCATGGAGACCGTCACAGACCTGGC GTGGCTGCACACGGAGACGATGTTTGCTGTGGCCCAGCGCAAGTGGCTGTACGTTTACGACAACCAAGGCGTGGAACTCAGCTGCTTGAAACGCTTCCATGGAGTCCAGCGGATGGAGTTCCTGCCCTATCACTTCTTACTGGCCACAGCg AGTGAGACAGGCTTCCTCCAGTATTTGGATGTCTCTGTGGGAAAGGAGGTAGCCACCATCTGCACCAAAGGGGGCCGTCTAGGCGTCATGACGCAGAACCCCTCCAACGCCATCGTTCACCTGGGGCACAGCAATG GCACTGTGACGTTGTGGAGCCCCAATGTTAAGGAGCCTCTGGTGCGGATGCTCTGCCACCGCGGGGCTGTGAGAGCATTGGCTGTTGATGGCTCTGGGAG CTACATGGCAACCTCTGGTCTGGACCGAAAACTCCACATCTATGACCTGCGGACATATCAGCGCCTCCACTCACTGCTGCTGCCCATTGGGGCTGGGCACCTGGACTTCAGCCAGAGGGGGCTTCTGGGGGCTGCCTGCCAAGAGGTGGTCCAG gTCTACAaggacatttctgtttgcccatcCAAAAAGCCTTACTTGTGCCATGCCCTGCCCCGCGCTGCCCAGGGCCTGCGCTTCTGCCCCTTCGAAGATGTGCTGGGGGTAGGTCATGAAGAAGGCTTTGAGAGCCTCCTTGTGCCAG GAGCTGGAGAGCCCAACTTTGATGCCCTGGAGAGTAATCCCTTCCGAAGTCGGAAGCAACGGCAAGAGTGGGAGGTCAAAGCCTTGTTGGAGAAG ATACCATCAGAACTCATCTCGCTCGATCCTGGACAGCTGGGCACCGTGGACACCATCTCCCTGGAGCAGCAGCGCCAGGAGCGGGTGGCGAGGCTG GGCTACGATCCTGAGGCTAAGGGCAAATTCTCCCCCCGGCGGCGGATGAAGGGGCGAGACTCGGCGGGCAGCCGGCTAAAGCGCAAGCAGAAGGTGGCTGCCGAGGAGCAGCGG GCCGCCATTCGGAAGAGCTTGGCTGAGAAGGGCCAAGTCCAGGAGCCAGAGAGTCCTCCAGAGGCGTTCCCTGCCAGCCGACGGTCGGCGTTGGATCGCTTCCGGAAGTAG